The genomic window TATTATCGTATCGAGAtactacttaaaaaaaagaaaatctagaaagaaaaaaattgaacttTAGTATCATGTTGACTGATGtcagaagaaaagggaaaaacatgATGTTATATACTTGCTATTGTTTAAGATGAGGTTGCTTACTGAAACAGTCATAATAATAGAATGATATCGTTCTGCAAaatctttgattttgtttaaCTATATTAACCAGAGttctaaaaatatcttttttcattttagtaaatAAGGTTTTATACCTTTTACCTGTATGTTGAATATTCTTAAACGATCAGCACTGTTGGATAATTAACTCGTGTAGGAGAACCACGTAAGATCACGTACAGTTACgcagacactcacacacaccacactcacacacacacacacacataaacacacacacacacacacacacacatacacacatatatatatatatatatatatatatatatatatatatatatatatatatatatatatatatacatatatatacatatatatattctattgtttgtatatatgtatgtatgtatatatatatatatatatatatatatatatatatatatatatatatatatatatatagtatatatatatatatatatatatatatatatatacacatacatacatacaaacaatagaaacacacacttacacataatAAGGAATAGGTAGACCAATTGTTTCGAGGTTGTAACATTCGCCcggcatttaaaaaaataaatgcaatttcTTAAAATAAACACATACTCTCAAAATACAAATAGAATTAAATAGAaaacatcaaaactaaatatCGAGAACTTAAAAATTGAACAATACTGTTTCATCCATGAAGAAGCAGTCAGGAGGGGAAGACTAGGCAATAAACACAGTTAAAAAACAAACTAACTCGTGTGACCGGTCATATTACAGAGCAATAGTTTTTTCTCTTCTGGTATATGACGTTTCAGTTGTGGTAAGCTGCATATCAGTGCACCGACTGgctactggagaaaaaaaaaatcaatactcaAAGGATGGCCGTTTTGACGGGAATGCTTGCCAATGgctgtatatgcatatttatgtgacctgttattttaaaaaagtgTATTGACTTTATGGATGCCTGATGATGGGAATGTTACAGCCTCGAAATTAGTcggtattaaaattttttactcCAGTAACGGTCTATACCTATTCCTTATTCGACTCCGCTTTCCTCGGAAttcttctgtttatatatatatatatatatatatatatatatatatatatatatatatatatatatatatatatatatatatatagatatatatatatatatatatatatacatatatatatatatactatatatatatatatatatatatttatttatatatatactatacatataaacatatatatatatatatatatatatatatatatatatatatatatatatatatatatatatatataaaaggtacaaAGCCACGAGGAAAGTGAAACTcagggtcctttacttagcagactgaccgACATGAGAACATGATttgtacaaggaagggtcgtataaataACAGATAtggattaaaaaggaaataagtacctaggaaccaacacacctggagaatttgTAACCTTCGCAAACAAAACATGGGTACAGTTGAAGAGGTTTACATAAAGATTAAGTTCAATtgctcagaaacagggacaagacATGTAAGGACTATACCAGGCGGCAAACTGACCACATTCAAtttttttggtaaacaaaaacttttttttcgcaagataaacttattcacaaaacacatattaaacatacatgtacaaaagaaaatatctataaggcaaacatttgttttatttaagtctgcgattgtatctttgaggtcattcttaaacaaaaCCTGTACtgttcgtggcttctacctttattttatatttaagaaagataagtTCAATTGCTCAGAAAACAGGGGACAAGACATGTAAGGACTATACAGGGCGGcaaactgaccacattcaaattttttggtaaacaaaaactttttttttttcgcaagataaacttattcacaaaacacatattaaacatacatgtacaaaagaaaatatctataaggcaactcatttgtatttaagtcttcgCATTGTATCTtggaggtcattcttaaacatgttactgttccttcgtggcttctttacctttcatttatatatcatattgtaatacataagtatatatacatacctttacttatatataattatatatatatatactaatatatatataataatagattatatatcaatataagaaTGAATGAAGTTTTGTGTATgagtatctttgaggtcattcttaaacatttactGTCcatcgtggcttctacctttatttatatatatatagtattatatatatatatatatatatatatatatatatatatatatatatatatatattatatgaatgtgtgtatgtgtatttatgtaaaaaGCCCATCATGTTTAAGTATTTAGTGTTGAAAGCGATAGCTACTGCAGTAGCattcagtttacatagttttcaatgtctAATAACTGCATCTTCAAGGCTACTGCATTCTGCCGGTAACTCGCCGACGATTTTCATTCTTTGGACAGGAAATCAATTGCAAACTAGTGTAATGTTCCTCTTCGATAAATGACGAACATCGGCGAATTCCTGGCAGAATGCAGCAACCTTGTAAAAGCAGTTATTAGGATACAGAATATGTCATATAAAATAAACAGCTGATGCACCATCACTTTCAacaccatttatttatttgttatcattGTTTGAACCATATCTAAAACGTGTTATGCCTTTTTAATCTGAATAGATAATGTTTGGTTTTAAACTAGATAACAAATAAAGAAGTGATGACACAACAATGAATAATAAGTTACCTAATCAGACTGAGCTCATTTTTTGAGACGAGATAAATGAGGAAACTAGTCTGAAACTTGCTAGAAATCTGCGCTGCTTATATTGCAGGATACAGCTTTGGGAAGGTAAGGTTATACTCACATACAGTAGTTCGCAAGGAATTAAGACGAGTACaatgaatattcaaatacaaCATCTATGGGCATTCTAAGGCATAAAAAACAGCTCATAGTAAGTGTGTAAAAAGTCCAGCGATACTCCATCGTTTATGTGAACCTCACACACTAATGCAAATTGAAAGATTGAAAGTAATAACAAGTGGTTGTCGGTAAACTGTTCCGACAAACCCTGAGTGCATCTCGTATGGTGTACTCACACATCTTGAAGAAGTATGTGGAGCTTTCGTTTTTGTACGGCACAAGTGTCATGGGTCCTTCGTCAGCAATTCGGCATTCAGTCAAcccattccccaaggaaacaattGACCAGGCCTTGCATCCATCACCATAGGTGAAGCAAGCTGATCGGCAGCTGCCTGAGGAACAAATGAGCATCAGGACATTTCTGTTGTGAACGATGGATATAATTAGATAAGCTTACCATACTTATGAACTTTCTGTGTAATGTCTAACTTACTGTAATAGCTTACCTTTATAAAAAACATACCACCCCAGTCATTAATAAAAGTACACATATTCCATGAGGTGCTTACAATTATTCAGTCCTGGGAGAATAACCTTTGCGCTTCCTCGGTCAAAGGTCATGTTTGGTGCCATGAAGAAATCAAACAGAGGAGATTCAATGATATACACAGATCTTTCTGCTCCTTGTGTAAGGCTTGATGATAGAATGGTCATGAACAGAAACGCGGTGGTTGACACTAGTAACAAGTGTATCCTCCGAGTCATCGTTGCTTGAGCAGCAGTGAAATTTTCTACATCAATGGTGACTAGGTTGTAAtctctgttaatgaaaaaacggTAATATTAATACATTTCCTGTACAAGTATTCAAGTAGTTCACTCTGCGGAACAGTCAGTAACAATTATTTAAAAGCAGAGAAGTGTGGACCTATGCAAAATGTTCAATGCCTGTGTCCTCACTGGAGGAACTTAAAAACACAACAGTCAAGGTTATCTTCAAAGGCAAGAGTAAAGAAGATTACAGAAACATTTTCTGAACAACCTGATAACAAGAGGAGCGgcaattaaaaactatttttttttttttttttttttttttgcaaattttaaaTAACTGATTTTGAGAGTGATCACTAATCTAGCTATCCTGTCCACtgacaatgaaataaattattcctTACCAAACTTTGTCCTCTGTATAGAAATGAGCATTTAGGATTCAATCCTAAGattgaacattatttagaggataTATTCTGATCATTAGCGTAAGTAATAAAACTTTAAGGCCAGGTACAAGTAGGGCCACCGTGGTATCCCATAAACAGGGATACTATAAGACATAAATACAGAGAAATGACGACAATAGaggaattatataataaattacccACTCAATGACACTCACTCTCATACTGTGTGTGGTAGGTCATGTGTAATCTTATCAAGCCCTGAtgtctttttattcttaatatctAGACTGTCTCCTTAATTCGTGAGATCTATTTGTTCGTTAACCTTTTTATGTTTGTATGCTTATATAGAGAACATATTTTCCAttaaaggtcttgcccacctcccttttatttttgttacatgcTTTCTTCTGACTTTCACTCTTTTCTCAACCGACCTATCTGCTATTCTGTGTACTGGTTCTTGTCTATTCAGCATTATAGTCAGCTGGATATCAGATAGACTTGAATATTTCACTAAACCTCAATTTTCCTCAAATCAGTTAGCTAAAGGAATAATATTTATGTCAGTGTATTTAATTtagttgtatttcattttttgcaaCGAACATTTTTAGCTATATGGCTTTGAAATGTGTCATAGGTATTATATCGGATCTTGCCTGATGATAGATAACTTTGATTGTAGGCATTTAGCAGGGAGAAATGATGATGCTTTACGTTTGTGTCAAAGTATTATGGTTTTACTTCCAAATCAGAGGATGTAGTACAATGAACCCACAAAGGTATTTGTCATATAAAACCACGCTAGATaagcattatatttattaatgacatTTTTCCGCCAATTAACTCATTTCAGTTCACACAATTCTTGAGGATTATAACtagaaaatgtaaatgaaaaaaaaaatcccaaaatccaTAACAATTCTTTGTTTACTTAATCTTCATCTTCGACAGTTGCTCGCGTGCCTAGTGGTCTTACTGTCGAtgtaaaaatcaatttttttctgGGTTAAGTGATTGATGCGTGTTCATggagtcatttaaaaaaagagCTCATGAAGACACCAAGTAAATTGACTTTATTAAGAACAACACATTGaagcccagtttttttttttttttttttttttttttgcgaatattTTCACAGTCACTGAGGATCAAATTCTAGATCAGTATCTGTTTCACAAACGTTACGTTACGTGACGCTAACAAATTTTTAGGCAAAGCGAAAATGCTGTAAGTTTTTTGACACCACGAATCATTTTCCCTTGAACATCAATATTATAGTACAACACGATAATAACAATAGGTTGCCATGTCTTGATGATAACATTGCAAAAGGGCAGATGTCGGTGGGAATTGgtgtgtatatttaaaaaattatttgtcgTTTCAAGCGTCATCTTATCGGGTTTTGTTTCAGTTAATTAGATTCTAAGAATAATTGTTTTCtaggaaaaaactgttttttgaAACTTTCAACAGAGCttctatagtcgattcatttaaggtagattcttgcgcctacgagacgtttgtttggcggcctctgattggctggtagcgggaggcagactgctcgctcagtgggtcatattttcgtttgtagcttagaaaactagcaatatgtttacatttcttcatttatctcacgttttacaaaagataggaaagttttggtcataccaaaggattcagtattaaatgtacaattaatgaatctttccctgaaatcaataagttaaaatacaaaggaattacaatgagtagaagtgaagggagaaacatttcattctttatacctgtttttattcatcatcggattttgcataattcacgagatcaagataaaatgaaatcttgtgttttcaaacaataaaatcaccctgaatacggtggtgctttcagattttagatgcgtgtaatatgtaaagagaaaattaagaatatgtcttattatgttgcatccgtgcttgactcggtttgacagtagtgccgagggACGCAAGATATCGAGgggctggtcctctcagctagagctgttggcgtgttggcagttgccaattggcgatatgagaagtttgcagtttcgagactgtatttaccgaattattatgtcattactttctataaataaatgcatagaattcccattatgactttcgaacatttttactaaaatattatatatgtccgtatttctggacacatctgataaaagaaaagtaaataatcagatggatgcatctgggtgttggcttcaatttagtctaagtgagaaatgtacatgctttatgaggctcactgataaataacagaacttgtttctctggccaataacatcaaaagcttatggttttcatatgttcactcaataaacaaaagtacaaatgtttatttcttaccataaaaatttgttgacgatgtaacgaatataatatactgtctttttcagaattgcttgagttactcttacaccagaatgtttatctcctttatatacatgttacacttgacaacatgtctacaacaatgtttaggaaaatttgcttagttttctcctgaggtagttgattatttttgaatcacttaattcatacctgagttagaatagctcccgtaaccgttcccccaccctgcataattgtatatatacatatatatatattatatatatagtacatgtaggataatgagactaatcagaagactgttatatcatcatctttttatacaaataaaatggaaattcgtgcagatatattatgtcataaacaaaagaaagtcatacattggtatgtcattaggctatcgatatgaacaaaaagaaattaaaattttacaaattttcttacgtcatcattatttaaaaaaataaataaaggaaaatcatacatatatacatagtcatgtcattacctattggaacaaaacgaatgggaaattataaagatacattgatatccccttttctattaaaaccaaataaaaagaatttaggaacagatatgtacattgttatgccattaaatattaaaaaaaaaggaaactcatatagatatactgtagttatgaaattgcctatctaaaaaatggaaaactatagaaacactgttaggtcttcaactttaaaaaaaaaataatggaaaatcattgatatatatcatcactgtcaatgtcatcctccctaatatcaatatcatcactgtcagtttcgtcatctccaatgtcagtaacaaaactttcaaacatatgctctctagcaacatctttcctcctataatcatcttctaatttcttaacgtggtgaaaacatttcttccagtcttctgttgtaactttgtctatcgccagtctcgtaagctgctcaacacttttcaaagattgatttgcattagagttattttttctgatatccccctttatttgagcccatataagttctatggggttaaactgacaataatatggtggcagtctgagcacatcatgaccatttgcacgggctatctcatctatcacatacctctgtttttctttgtgacacttggcaatctgcagcaattttggctttgttgctgatgggtcgtgggtgacgttattagaagaaagccactctatgacttcactttttctgttgctggttggcactttattttctattttgctatggtagggagcattgtccattatgattagagatctatcttctatattagcGGCCATAGTTTGTCCTTCCTTTTCAAAACCActttaaaaaaacctttcatggtccatTGGGAATCATGGggtagtcccctttggcaccattttttgacctaaacaacaatagcgcatctttgacaaaccccttctcactccccgcgtgcaccacaataaatcttgaccccttacagtcttaagtttgggtcctatttcgccttcacccgttgtccaacactgacgtacacattcattttggtttatccaagtttcatccaggaatacttcaggtttacgttcagttggactacaattcctattcttttcaattaaccgtaggtattcagttctagctgccactatatcatcacgttccattaaaattgctcttccactcgtctctttttttgtaccggaatccaagccctctcacaattttccataacgttgttcttccaccattaaactttaccgggtcttccttcactttttccagtagggcatctaacgttgggagctctcctctctcgtaaaaagacaaaatctccttccgaatacactcattttcaaaactatccaccttgtccttcactcggatcctcttcctgggatatacaggtgaagcgaaggggacgttaccacactcagatgactgtcgcttgatttttttcactgtgttggttggcactcctgtagctttggcggtcttctcaaatacttcatttcctgagtctgctccccactgtgagctgaagtaacgatgaacattcattataatgttgcgagcttgacttgcaaatctggaaacggtgc from Macrobrachium nipponense isolate FS-2020 chromosome 23, ASM1510439v2, whole genome shotgun sequence includes these protein-coding regions:
- the LOC135196226 gene encoding uncharacterized protein LOC135196226 isoform X2 is translated as MDASGIVGGVGWPRAGGKFSLGMNLKSTDLLRPLQLILSFNEMSRDDSTIRRTVSRFASQARNIIMNVHRYFSSQWGADSGNEVFEKTAKATGVPTNTVKKIKRQSSECGNVPFASPVYPRKRIRVKDKVDSFENECIRKEILSFYERGELPTLDALLEKVKEDPVKFNGGRTTLWKIVRGLGFRYKKRDEWKSNFNGT
- the LOC135196226 gene encoding uncharacterized protein LOC135196226 isoform X1, whose translation is MDASGIVGGVGWPRAGGKFSLGMNLKSTDLLRPLQLILSFNEQMSRDDSTIRRTVSRFASQARNIIMNVHRYFSSQWGADSGNEVFEKTAKATGVPTNTVKKIKRQSSECGNVPFASPVYPRKRIRVKDKVDSFENECIRKEILSFYERGELPTLDALLEKVKEDPVKFNGGRTTLWKIVRGLGFRYKKRDEWKSNFNGT